From the genome of Magnetococcales bacterium, one region includes:
- the tpx gene encoding thiol peroxidase, protein MAKITLKGNPINTCGTLPAVGTKAPDFVLTKTDLSDVSLKDFSGKTLVLNIFPSIDTAVCATSVRRFNAEADKMPNTVVLCVSLDLPFAHGRFCGAEGLQKVIPATELRQRGFGEAYGVRIVDGPLAGLLARAVVVIDPQGKVKYAEQVPEIVQEPNYEKATKAL, encoded by the coding sequence ATGGCAAAAATCACCCTCAAGGGCAACCCCATCAACACCTGCGGTACCCTTCCCGCCGTAGGTACCAAGGCACCGGATTTCGTTTTGACCAAAACCGATCTGTCGGATGTATCCCTGAAAGATTTCAGCGGAAAAACTTTAGTGCTAAATATTTTCCCCAGCATCGATACCGCAGTCTGCGCCACTTCGGTTCGCCGCTTCAATGCCGAAGCCGATAAAATGCCCAATACGGTGGTCTTGTGCGTCTCTTTGGATCTGCCATTCGCACATGGCCGTTTTTGTGGTGCTGAGGGTTTACAAAAGGTCATTCCCGCCACGGAACTGCGGCAACGGGGTTTTGGTGAGGCGTATGGTGTTCGTATTGTCGATGGACCTTTGGCGGGTCTTCTGGCACGGGCGGTTGTGGTGATCGATCCCCAGGGTAAGGTCAAATACGCCGAGCAGGTTCCTGAAATTGTCCAGGAACCCAATTACGAAAAGGCCACGAAGGCTCTTTGA